In Alkalihalobacterium alkalinitrilicum, a genomic segment contains:
- a CDS encoding thiamine pyrophosphate-binding protein: protein MIQKDKVLEEKTMTTLDKEYSTMQAITQVLEEMEIDYVFGMPGGYMGTLYDGLYDSKSVKPILIRHEQVASIMAEIYGRLTGKPGVFTAQGAWSITNGAMGALEALQGCSPMIILTDMTDNYPYSHQGSYQVGTGEYGGYDVKKVMDGITKYVTVAYGPEQAVQSLQLVAKQSLSGNQGPTALIFHSNAINGKVTPEGSPKIYHTSKYLVKPNHFETEKNIAIACERIMNAEKPIIIAGNGVHNAKAYYELQLLAELTGAPVTTTAQGKSTIAETHPNAVGVMGNWGQDVANEHLSKADVLLVVGSKLAPTDTCNATPELINPSRQTIIQIDIEPKNASWTFPVDQPLIGDAKNILSQMITYVKSNFLEKQQVVQERIAKIEISKKEIGYMECEEQYSNATPILPQRVVKEIESVIDENTIVTLDAGENRVYNIHYLKTKAPGSLISPASAGGMGYSIPAALATKLVYPARKVLSICGDGGFPMTMNGLMTSLEYDLPIVVVILNNSALGWVKNAQEDRVIASTYPDYNFSEIARSFGCNGVKIDKAEDLAPAIEKAFESGKTTVIDVVTSNEESYKKIMSKLAKSLED from the coding sequence ATGATACAAAAGGACAAGGTGCTTGAAGAGAAAACAATGACAACATTAGATAAAGAATATAGTACGATGCAGGCAATTACACAAGTTCTTGAAGAAATGGAAATTGATTATGTTTTTGGAATGCCTGGTGGTTATATGGGGACGTTATATGATGGCTTGTATGATAGCAAGTCGGTAAAACCAATTTTAATTCGACATGAGCAAGTCGCAAGTATTATGGCAGAAATTTATGGACGATTAACAGGGAAACCAGGGGTTTTCACTGCACAGGGGGCCTGGTCAATTACAAATGGAGCAATGGGGGCTCTTGAAGCATTACAAGGATGTTCTCCGATGATCATTCTTACTGATATGACAGATAACTATCCATATTCACACCAGGGATCTTATCAAGTTGGGACGGGAGAATACGGTGGATATGACGTAAAAAAAGTAATGGATGGAATTACGAAATACGTTACAGTTGCCTATGGACCTGAACAGGCTGTCCAAAGTCTACAGCTCGTTGCGAAACAATCATTATCAGGAAATCAAGGTCCGACAGCACTGATTTTCCATAGTAATGCAATCAATGGGAAAGTAACACCTGAAGGTTCTCCCAAAATTTATCATACAAGCAAGTATCTAGTAAAACCGAACCATTTCGAAACAGAAAAAAATATTGCAATTGCCTGTGAGAGAATCATGAACGCTGAAAAACCGATAATTATAGCTGGAAATGGAGTCCATAACGCCAAAGCGTATTATGAACTTCAATTACTAGCAGAGTTAACAGGGGCTCCTGTAACGACGACAGCACAAGGAAAAAGTACGATTGCCGAAACGCATCCGAATGCTGTTGGTGTAATGGGGAACTGGGGACAAGATGTAGCAAATGAACATTTATCTAAGGCTGATGTTCTTTTAGTAGTTGGTTCAAAACTCGCTCCTACTGATACTTGTAATGCTACACCTGAACTGATTAACCCAAGTAGGCAAACGATAATTCAAATCGATATTGAGCCTAAAAATGCGAGTTGGACATTTCCTGTTGACCAACCATTAATCGGTGATGCAAAAAATATTTTAAGTCAAATGATCACTTATGTGAAAAGTAACTTCTTAGAAAAACAACAGGTTGTACAAGAAAGAATTGCTAAAATTGAAATTTCAAAAAAAGAGATTGGGTATATGGAATGTGAAGAACAGTACTCAAATGCAACCCCAATCTTACCACAGAGAGTTGTAAAAGAAATTGAATCGGTAATCGATGAGAATACCATCGTGACGTTAGATGCTGGTGAAAATAGAGTTTATAATATCCATTATTTAAAAACAAAAGCCCCTGGAAGTTTAATCTCACCTGCATCTGCAGGAGGTATGGGTTACTCAATTCCAGCTGCACTAGCAACAAAGTTAGTTTATCCTGCGCGGAAAGTATTATCAATTTGCGGTGATGGTGGGTTTCCAATGACGATGAATGGTTTGATGACATCACTTGAATACGACCTTCCTATCGTCGTTGTAATACTGAATAATTCAGCTCTAGGCTGGGTGAAAAATGCTCAAGAAGATCGTGTAATCGCTTCGACTTATCCTGATTACAATTTTAGTGAAATTGCTAGGTCTTTTGGGTGTAATGGTGTAAAGATTGATAAAGCTGAAGACTTGGCTCCAGCAATTGAAAAAGCTTTCGAATCAGGAAAAACAACAGTCATTGATGTGGTGACATCAAATGAGGAGAGTTACAAAAAGATAATGTCAAAACTAGCTAAATCTTTGGAGGACTAA
- a CDS encoding alpha/beta hydrolase, which yields MKHIFQQGKDRLKPTLLLLHGTGGNEQDLLPLATIIDEQASILSVRGNVLENGMPRFFRRLAEGIFDEEDLVFRTKELNEFLDEAAEKYDFDRENIIAIGYSNGANIAASLLFHYKNALKAAILHHPMVPRRGIDLPDLTGKLVFIAAGTNDPICAPAESEELKSLLEKAKAKVELYWDNRGHQLTREEVEAAARWYQSI from the coding sequence ATGAAACATATCTTTCAACAAGGAAAAGATCGTTTGAAACCAACGTTATTATTGCTACATGGAACAGGAGGAAATGAACAGGACTTATTACCTCTTGCAACTATTATAGATGAGCAAGCTTCTATTTTGAGTGTACGTGGGAATGTACTAGAAAATGGAATGCCTCGATTTTTCCGACGCTTAGCAGAAGGAATTTTTGATGAAGAGGATCTCGTGTTTCGTACTAAGGAATTAAACGAGTTTCTAGATGAAGCAGCAGAAAAATACGATTTTGATCGTGAAAATATAATTGCAATCGGGTACTCTAACGGAGCAAACATCGCAGCAAGTTTGTTATTCCACTACAAGAATGCATTAAAAGCGGCAATCCTTCATCATCCGATGGTACCGAGAAGAGGGATTGACCTTCCTGACTTAACAGGAAAACTTGTATTTATTGCAGCAGGCACAAACGATCCGATCTGTGCACCAGCGGAATCAGAAGAATTAAAATCCTTACTTGAAAAGGCCAAAGCAAAGGTAGAGCTATATTGGGACAATCGAGGACACCAATTAACTCGAGAAGAAGTAGAAGCGGCAGCACGGTGGTATCAGAGCATTTAG
- a CDS encoding acyl-CoA thioesterase, whose amino-acid sequence METITNIEVKPSDIDVLGHVNNSVYVSYLEKGRTDWYEKAGFTFNENQTIGTVIIRLDILYLKEVRLGDSLKVITIPIRLGNKSYVMKQNIFNQRDEHVSEATVTSVMFDTVTRKSVKVTNEIARCFEGFQE is encoded by the coding sequence ATGGAGACAATAACCAATATTGAAGTAAAACCAAGTGATATAGATGTATTAGGTCATGTGAATAATAGTGTTTATGTCTCTTATTTAGAAAAAGGTCGTACTGATTGGTATGAAAAAGCTGGTTTTACATTTAATGAAAATCAGACGATAGGTACAGTTATAATCAGGCTCGATATTTTGTATTTGAAAGAAGTGAGGTTGGGAGACTCTCTTAAAGTAATCACAATCCCGATTCGATTAGGGAATAAAAGCTATGTTATGAAACAAAACATCTTCAATCAAAGAGATGAACACGTTTCAGAGGCTACGGTCACATCCGTGATGTTTGATACAGTGACGAGAAAAAGTGTAAAGGTGACGAATGAGATTGCTAGATGTTTTGAAGGATTTCAAGAGTAA
- a CDS encoding class I adenylate-forming enzyme family protein: protein MNFGSLHTALATHAKNKPNDIAIVYYDQSYTFKEVFERVNALANSLIECGISKGDHVSLYMRNRSEMVEILYALSTIGAVAVPINYMVEGKDLAQLINTSDSKFIFVEEQQLPAYENVLSMLSMIDHRSTFLVGSNQNRTYLLYDQLMNLGSTQPPLVEVVSDDINAMLYSSGTTSLPKGIILTHGNLMYRAFACVLDWGLTRNDTILISVPMYHSVGHLYTFMANMAGCKAVITRDFRSDETLKTIQNHQITHAFFVPTQYRLMLNTPSFETYDFSSLKTLVSAAAPLSATTKTEIIEKFKCNLTEFFGSTESGISTSLLPEDVIRKTASVGQQYPFIDVRLVDEQGHDVDVDEEGEFAVRGPGVFQGYYKRSEAMEENLLPGGWFRIGDMGKMDNEGFYFLLDRKKDMIISGGVNVYPKDIEEVIYTHPVVLEAAVIGVPHEKWGEQVKAYVVLKEGENIEVESLLSFCNEKLAKFQRIKDVEFVSALPRNPSGKILKRELRKQIR from the coding sequence ATGAACTTTGGTAGTTTACATACTGCTTTAGCGACTCATGCTAAAAATAAGCCGAATGATATTGCAATCGTTTATTACGATCAGTCTTATACGTTTAAAGAAGTGTTCGAACGGGTGAATGCGTTAGCAAACTCGTTAATAGAATGCGGAATCTCGAAAGGTGATCACGTTAGTTTATATATGAGAAATCGAAGTGAAATGGTGGAGATTTTGTATGCGCTTTCTACAATTGGAGCGGTTGCAGTTCCAATTAATTATATGGTTGAAGGAAAAGACTTGGCGCAATTAATTAATACCTCTGATTCAAAATTTATTTTTGTAGAAGAACAGCAATTACCAGCATACGAAAACGTACTCTCAATGCTTTCCATGATAGATCATCGTTCAACTTTTCTAGTAGGTTCTAATCAAAATCGGACCTATCTATTATATGATCAACTGATGAACTTAGGGTCTACACAACCGCCGCTCGTTGAAGTGGTTTCAGATGATATAAATGCGATGTTGTATTCATCAGGAACGACATCGTTACCGAAAGGGATTATTTTGACACATGGTAATTTAATGTATCGTGCATTTGCTTGTGTACTCGACTGGGGATTGACGAGGAATGATACAATCCTTATTTCGGTTCCGATGTACCACAGTGTTGGACATCTTTATACGTTTATGGCGAATATGGCCGGGTGTAAAGCAGTGATTACGAGAGACTTTCGCTCAGACGAGACATTAAAAACCATACAGAACCATCAAATCACACATGCTTTTTTCGTACCAACACAATATCGATTAATGTTAAACACCCCTTCTTTTGAAACATACGATTTCTCCTCTTTGAAAACGCTCGTATCTGCAGCTGCACCTCTATCTGCGACGACAAAAACGGAAATTATTGAAAAGTTCAAATGTAATTTGACCGAATTTTTTGGTTCAACAGAAAGTGGAATTAGCACAAGTTTACTTCCTGAAGATGTTATTCGAAAAACAGCGAGTGTAGGCCAACAATATCCTTTCATTGATGTACGTCTCGTTGATGAACAAGGTCATGATGTTGATGTGGATGAAGAAGGAGAATTTGCTGTTCGTGGTCCTGGCGTATTCCAAGGTTACTACAAACGTTCAGAAGCAATGGAAGAAAACCTTCTACCAGGAGGTTGGTTTCGCATTGGTGATATGGGAAAAATGGATAACGAAGGCTTCTACTTTTTACTTGACCGTAAAAAAGACATGATCATTAGTGGTGGTGTGAATGTATACCCGAAAGACATTGAAGAAGTCATTTACACACATCCAGTAGTGTTAGAAGCTGCAGTGATCGGGGTTCCTCATGAAAAATGGGGGGAGCAAGTAAAAGCATATGTCGTGTTAAAAGAAGGAGAAAATATTGAAGTTGAAAGTTTACTCTCATTCTGTAATGAAAAGCTAGCAAAATTCCAGCGTATTAAAGATGTGGAATTTGTGTCGGCACTCCCGCGAAATCCATCAGGAAAAATCTTAAAAAGAGAATTGCGCAAACAGATTAGATGA
- a CDS encoding AMP-binding enzyme: MKRYFNKEEETNNTIIDGWTLPGDLGYKDEGGSLYIGDRKKDMIIKGGYNVYPREIEELLYTHPDTIECAVIGKLDAVFGEKVIVYVVSHTNYNEDEYIYFCKRNLVHYKVPEQIYFYRGITENKVKESF; encoded by the coding sequence ATGAAAAGATATTTTAATAAGGAAGAAGAAACAAATAATACCATAATAGATGGTTGGACATTACCGGGTGATTTAGGATATAAGGATGAAGGTGGCTCTCTTTACATCGGAGACCGTAAAAAAGATATGATCATTAAAGGTGGGTATAATGTATATCCTCGAGAAATTGAGGAGCTGTTATATACACACCCTGATACAATTGAATGTGCCGTTATTGGCAAACTAGATGCTGTGTTTGGAGAAAAAGTAATTGTATATGTCGTTTCACATACTAATTATAATGAAGACGAGTATATTTATTTTTGTAAAAGAAACCTAGTGCATTACAAAGTTCCAGAACAGATTTATTTTTATCGAGGAATTACCGAAAACAAGGTCAAGGAAAGTTTTTAA